From Candida dubliniensis CD36 chromosome 7, complete sequence, the proteins below share one genomic window:
- a CDS encoding Ras GTPase-activating-like protein, IQGAP family member, putative (Similar to S. cerevisiae IQG1) — MAIGNIAARYLSSLEETDTTTTTTSNVLQPSNKINSPTKFNRKSLDNNSQDLDALARALNITPSKPETSTSISKGSATSLLRTKFESPSATVSSFKSTSSSNGTSPTKRTHFVEITSDETPSWANKNYKDILNKSPTKFNTQSNIHTPSKQSNQKFGTPSSSSSPAKNASKSSPGYEYLCRIEAIKQWLQSVLQEQISQSASQLISYIRNGIHLAKLANVVLPTSKSVFMNDSKLQFKHTENINRFFQLLDFFNMPDLFRFELTDLYDAKNVPKVWFCLHALSYILHKQDPSYPQMNNLVGKADFSDDDIRTANRALVNSPLPNFSSADTGEGKSDSSKNNNSGTTSATAAFMDKVTSPVKKIPSPLKRPQQLESAEDKPQDSTELFKIDKDNPFTDHVDLAPPSTSSAKLEMLSPSSQSLEFKIKSPIIDLSHRDSDYYTPELESHLPNIIKFQSLARGAVFRYLMFVDRILLKSYQDEFTTLFSIIRGNKARCKTVHKHRDELKLYSFEIIELQSIIRRKFVANKKPNFTSITNDVETVELQSMIRGKLTRDWKRYVTNRLENFTPQIIDFQSLVRMKSIYSKSNKIISHKGEILPSLIELQSIARSQLYHRFSRSNAIDETEIIKIQSIIRRNAVIEDLYTKLSKVRSNKRRLIELQSIARGGVARTKLCNSVLVALIYEDGILNQLFAKIRGDNFRKKFNSQKSELLKYEKSSIIPVQTLFRGVLSRYTKEVTLSDIFDQIDSVITLQSIARGKLMRGSIYKFSDYYQKHIKQVVKAQAILQRIFAQNAYKQLITSKNPSLKVIRRFAPLLSNNERDFQDEMTLSDLKDLIIEKCKANEEYESQIEQLDMKLGLLDKNKISIEEFLKPTKGKTFKPIVENVKNLERLNKSLKKKIELWQTLFYFIQTNPIYLTKLFNSIPYSKNQTKSSQDLFQSVIQLFPVRDSSITYHSREEYFLVKLMIQLMQNDTANSNNLGDITKLHLTNWIDFFTNFNNHTFQRQHLKAILGKFVIRIVDNEQVDFESDPIRIYNQIIDHEMKVYGRSDKSRDISPQAAIQLPEVSKKFVGNLMSLREACSDLLSMLQKNASGNKTLSQIPDHVKLICRQGYLCAQRKFPDKSDQQHLAVAGVIFVKHYLGSILQVPENYGILTGDNDTQKAKGKDNLRYLYRVMLQLFSMKPFNDNFLKPLNEYIMASVDTVKSIISQAIINVGEIETVYELHDYDDLVTHQRPKLAISVNSLIQLEKSILQNVDIITTGNDDQLYKTCVEVEKLLISPQDMLTLTDLSSITLNLNPTTQEESMIDSKTKTLFTQAKRCLLYIIRVQEEDDGNDLLELLISGIKPSHEQKFKEIVQNEKAEQDMSLNSKGVTANTVSKKTSTRPYSSTSLGDLSSLTYHELKKMCLEIILKLESMGELTRKNSFQTLLNQIAMDIKTKDSQRQCRWQQLQVSQKTIKKLSDKENYLKTQLHNYNKHVESVLLELQSKSKSNDKNWKRKLFNIMVIPVFSKQYFYHRELRKHNRLPKFGSYKYSAKKLMDQKVLIDFSTTNNVATASKLDFMFSCHQVGKFTIEVASGTVNIPGATNTITLDELLALQYENKTQFELFDGMATFDSNNFMGLIFRKFYDLKKD, encoded by the coding sequence ATGGCGATTGGTAATATAGCAGCTAGGTATCTAAGCTCCCTTGAAGAGACTGataccaccactaccaccacatCTAATGTTCTACAGCCGagtaataaaataaactcCCCAACAAAATTTAATAGGAAAAGTCTTGACAATAATAGTCAAGATTTGGATGCATTGGCAAGAGCTTTGAACATTACACCAAGTAAACCAGAGACTTCTACTTCAATCTCGAAAGGTTCGGCAACATCACTATTAAGAACGAAATTTGAGTCCCCTTCTGCTACTGTCTCCTCGTTCAAATCAACTAGCTCAAGTAATGGAACCTCACCAACTAAGAGAACCCACTTCGTTGAAATCACATCTGATGAAACTCCCAGTTGGGCCAACAAAAACTATAAAGACATCTTAAACAAATCACCAACAAAATTTAATACCCAATCCAATATTCATACCCCatcaaaacaatcaaacCAAAAGTTCGGCAccccatcatcatcatcctctCCAGCAAAAAATGCTTCCAAAAGCTCCCCTGGCTATGAATATTTATGCCGAATTGAAGCAATCAAACAATGGTTACAACTGGTCTTGCAAGAGCAAATCAGTCAATCCGCCTCTCAATTAATATCTTATATTCGAAACGGAATCCACCTTGCTAAATTAGCTAATGTTGTTTTGCCCACTTCGAAACTGGTATTTATGAATGATAGTAAACTTCAATTCAAGCATACCGAAAATATCAATCgatttttccaattgttggattttttcaatatgCCAGATTTGTTTCGATTTGAATTAACCGATTTATACGATGCAAAAAATGTCCCTAAAGTGTGGTTTTGCTTGCATGCCTTGAGTTATATTTTGCATAAACAAGACCCCCTGTATCCTCAAATGAACAATTTGGTAGGCAAAGCTGATTTCAGTGATGATGACATTCGAACTGCCAACCGGGCACTAGTTAATTCTCCATTACCAAACTTTTCTAGTGCTGACACTGGTGAAGGGAAAAGTGATAGTagcaaaaataataatagtggTACTACAAGTGCCACTGCTGCATTTATGGATAAAGTCACCTCACCagttaaaaaaataccATCTCCATTAAAAAGACCACAACAGTTGGAATCTGCTGAAGATAAACCACAAGACTCTACTGaacttttcaaaattgacaaGGACAATCCATTTACTGACCATGTGGATTTGGCCCCTCCTTCAACCTCAAGTGCAAAATTAGAAATGCTTTCCCCATCATCACAGCTGcttgaattcaaaatcaagcTGCCAATAATTGATCTATCTCATAGAGATTCTGATTACTATACCCCAGAGTTGGAGAGCCACCTCCCCAACATTATAAAGTTTCAGTCGTTGGCTAGAGGAGCTGTTTTCAGGTATTTGATGTTTGTGGATAGGATCTTATTAAAATCCTACCAAGATGAGTTTACCactcttttttcaataatacgTGGTAATAAAGCCCGTTGCAAAACCGTTCATAAACATCGAGATGAATTGAAGTTGTATAGTTTTGAGATTATTGAATTGCAATCAATAATTAGGAGAAAATTTGTTGCTAACAAAAAACCCAATTTCACTTCTATCACCAATGATGTCGAGACGGTCGAATTACAAAGTATGATTAGAGGTAAACTTACGAGAGATTGGAAAAGATACGTTACCAACAGATTGGAGAACTTCACTCctcaaatcattgatttcCAATCATTGGTCAgaatgaaatcaatttattccaaatcaaacaaaatcatttcTCATAAAGGCGAAATATTACCATCACTTATTGAATTACAGTCGATTGCACGAAGCCAATTGTATCATCGATTCTCTAGATCCAACGCCATTGACGAAactgaaattattaaaatccAATCAATCATTAGGAGAAATGCTGTTATTGAAGACCTTTACACGAAGCTTTCCAAAGTTCGTTCCAATAAACGTAGATTGATAGAGTTGCAAAGCATTGCTCGTGGAGGGGTTGCAAGAACAAAATTATGCAACAGTGTTTTGGTGGCATTAATTTATGAAGACGGGATATTGAATCAACTTTTTGCCAAAATTAGAGGCGACAATTTCCGTAAGAAATTTAATAGTCAAAAATCAGAGTTAttaaaatatgaaaaatctTCCATCATACCAGTTCAAACTTTATTCAGAGGAGTTCTTTCCCGTTACACCAAAGAAGTCACACTTAGTGATATATTTGATCAGATTGACAGTGTGATCACTTTGCAATCCATCGCTCGTGGGAAGTTGATGAGAGGACTGATTTATAAGTTCAGTGACTACTATCAAAAACACATTAAGCAAGTAGTCAAAGCACAGGCAATATTGCAACGTATTTTTGCCCAGAATGCTTACAAACAGTTGATAACTAGTAAAAACCCTTCCCTCAAGGTTATTAGAAGGTTTGCTCCTTTATTGTCAAACAACGAGCGTGATTTCCAAGACGAAATGACACTATCAGATTTGAAAgatttgattattgaaaaGTGTAAAGCCAATGAAGAGTATGAAAGCCAAATTGAACAACTTGATATGAAGCTTGGATTATTGGACAAGAATAAAATCAGCATTGAGGAGTTCCTCAAACCAACAAAGGGTAAAACTTTCAAACCTATTGTGGAAAAtgtgaaaaatttagaacgattgaataaatcattgaagaagaaaattgaattatggcaaacattgttttatttcattcaaaccaatccaatttatttgacaaaattgtttaattcaattccaTACAGtaaaaaccaaacaaaatcGAGTCAAGATTTGTTCCAGTCggtaattcaattatttccAGTAAGAGATTCATCTATTACTTATCATTCTCGTGAAGAGTATTTTTTAGTCAAGCTTATGATTCAGTTAATGCAAAATGATACAGCTAACTCGAACAATTTGGGTGACATCACCAAGTTGCATTTGACAAACTGGATAGATTTCTTTactaatttcaataatcaTACATTCCAGAGACAGCATTTGAAGGCCATTTTGGGGAAGTTTGTTATACGAATTGTTGACAATGAACAAGTGGATTTTGAATCGGATCCAATCAGAATTtacaatcaaattattgatcATGAGATGAAAGTTTATGGTCGTAGTGATAAATCGCGTGATATTTCACCACAAGCAGCTATTCAATTACCAGAAGTTAGTAAGAAATTTGTGGGCAATTTAATGTCATTGAGAGAAGCTTGTAGCGATTTACTTTCaatgttgcaaaaaaatgCTTCTGGAAATAAAACTTTGTCGCAAATCCCAGATCAtgtgaaattgatttgtcGTCAAGGTTACTTGTGTGCTCAAAGAAAGTTCCCCGATAAATCCGACCAACAACATTTAGCTGTCGCTGGGGTTATATTTGTTAAGCATTATCTTGGGTCTATTTTGCAAGTACCAGAGAACTATGGAATTTTAACTGGTGATAATGATACCCAGAAAGCTAAAGGCAAAGACAATTTGCGATACTTGTACCGGGTTATGTTgcaattgttttcaatgAAACCATTCAAtgacaattttttgaaGCCATTGAACGAATACATTATGGCAAGTGTTGACACAGTTAAATCTATTATTAGCCAGGCAATTATCAACGTGggtgaaattgaaactgtATATGAGTTAcatgattatgatgatcTTGTGACACACCAGAGACCTAAATTGGCTATTAGTGTAAACTCGTTGATTCAGTTGGAGAAATCCATTTTGCAAAatgttgatattattacaaCAGGCAATGATGATCAATTGTACAAAACATGTGTTGAGGtagaaaaattgttgatttccCCGCAAGACATGTTGACTTTGACCGATTTATCATCGATCACTTTGAACCTTAACCCTACCACTCAAGAAGAATCTATGATTGATTCGAAAACTAAAACATTGTTCACACAAGCCAAGCGGTGCTTGTTATATATCATTAGAgtacaagaagaagatgacggtaatgatttattggaGTTGTTAATATCGGGAATCAAACCAAGTCACGAACAAAAATTTAAGGAAATCGttcaaaatgaaaaggCTGAACAAGATATGTCCCTTAACAGCAAGGGTGTGACTGCTAACACAGTCAGTAAAAAGACCTCTACCAGACCATATTCGAGTACATCATTAGGGGACTTGTCGAGTTTAACCTACcatgaattgaaaaaaatgtgCTTGGAAATAATTCTTAAGCTAGAATCAATGGGAGAGTTGACACGGAAAAACTCATTTCAAACTTTGCTCAATCAAATAGCTATGGATATTAAAACAAAGGATTCTCAAAGACAATGTCGTTGGCAACAATTACAAGTTTCTCAAAAAACTATCAAGAAATTGTCAGACAAGGAAAACTACTTGAAAACGCAATTGCACAATTATAATAAACACGTTGAATCTGTATTATTGGAATtacaatcaaaatcaaaatcaaatgataagaattggaaaagaaagCTATTTAACATTATGGTTATCCCTGTTTTCAGTAAGCAATATTTCTATCATCGTGAATTGAGAAAACATAATCGTTTACCTAAATTTGGTTCATATAAATACCTGGCcaaaaaattgatggaTCAAAAGGTCcttattgatttttctaCTACCAACAATGTTGCGACAGCATCAAAGTTAGATTTTATGTTTAGTTGTCATCAAGTTGGTAAATTTACTATTGAAGTGGCCTCTGGTACGGTGAACATTCCTGGTGCTACTAACACCATAACTTTAGATGAATTGTTAGCATTGCAATATGAGAATAAAActcaatttgaattatttgatggTATGGCCACGTTTGattccaataatttcatGGGATTAATATTTAGAAAGTTCTATGATTTGAAGAAGGATTAA
- a CDS encoding coronin-like protein, putative (Similar to S. cerevisiae CRN1;~spliced gene), translated as MSGKFVRASKYRHVFGQPAKKELCYENLRITKNAWDSNIIQTNGKYISVNWDSSGGGAFAVIPVGETGKAPDTVSLFRGHKGPVLDTAFNPFNEQQVASCSDDGDILLWQIPDDYSFHKYLDEDDNIKDITEPIKVLSGHKKKVGLIEFHPCAANVLASTSLDYSVKIWNVETGKDEITLQHNDFVTSISFNYNGSLLATCSRDKKLRIWDIRSGKIISEGSGHAGAKPSRVAWLGNTDRIITTGFSRYSDRQIGIWDVENIDKGPINGFWQVDTSSGVLIPHFDVETSILYVAGKGDGNIRYYEYINDELFELSEYTSTDPQRGFAVAPKYSVNLKENEVTKSYKTVLDNSIEPVSFIVPRRAEVFQADIYPDCPSTEPALTAGEWFSGKEVNGPLLITMESLYNGIKPEIHESKPVTVVNEVKKEVEQKKQEELKLKNEKKADSKSTTTAATKQQETESPKEGTPGKNVDDLLKTSGQVSSLLNKVAEQSDDEDDTNEENGKDEGWEEVKKPLARSVSPSKIDKKEEPKKEEPKKEEPKKEEPKKVTSPVTNGKTSKQENQQDSKSNEEKESTANNDYNTIEKLASIVTKLESKVSELTDAGLEKDKKLQALEKKVEELLKRSTA; from the exons ATGAG tGGAAAGTTTGTAAGAGCCTCTAAGTATCGTCATGTATTTGGACAACCAGCCAAGAAAGAGTTGTGTTATGAGAATTTGAGAATTACCAAAAATGCTTGGGATTCCAATATTATTCAAACCAATGGCAAGTACATTTCAGTTAATTGGGACTCTTCAGGGGGTGGTGCATTTGCTGTCATTCCTGTTGGTGAAACTGGGAAAGCTCCTGATACTGTTTCATTATTTAGAGGACACAAGGGTCCAGTCTTAGATACTGCTTTCAATCCATTCAATGAACAACAAGTTGCTAGTTGTTCTGATGACGGAGACATTTTACTCTGGCAAATCCCCGACGATTATTCGTTTCACAAATAtcttgatgaagatgacaATATCAAAGATATCACCGAACCAATTAAAGTCTTGTCGGGTCACAAAAAGAAGGTTGGATTGATTGAATTCCATCCATGCGCGGCAAATGTGTTGGCCTCTACATCGTTAGATTATTCAGTTAAGATTTGGAATGTCGAAACCGGGAAAGATGAAATCACTTTGCAACATAACGATTTTGTCACGtcaatttcattcaattaCAACGGATCCTTATTGGCTACCTGTTCTAGAGATAAGAAATTGCGGATTTGGGACATTAGATCAGGGAAGATTATTTCCGAAGGATCTGGACATGCCGGAGCTAAACCATCGAGGGTTGCTTGGCTTGGAAATACCGATAGAATTATTACGACTGGGTTCTCTAGATATTCTGATCGTCAGATTGGTATTTGGGAtgttgaaaatattgataagGGTCCAATTAATGGATTTTGGCAAGTTGATACTTCATCCGGTGTTTTGATCCCACATTTTGACGTGGAAACATCAATATTATATGTTGCCGGTAAGGGTGACGGAAATATTCGTTATTATGAATACATCAATGATGAATTGTTTGAGTTATCGGAATATACTTCGACTGACCCACAAAGAGGGTTTGCTGTAGCTCCTAAATATTCAGttaatttaaaagaaaatgaagtTACTAAAAGTTACAAGACAGTTTTAGATAACTCCATCGAGCCCGTTTCTTTTATTGTGCCAAGACGGGCAGAAGTGTTCCAAGCTGATATTTATCCAGATTGTCCTTCGACAGAGCCAGCGTTGACTGCTGGAGAATGGTTCTCTGGTAAAGAAGTGAATGGTCCATTGCTCATTACAATGGAATCGTTGTATAATGGTATCAAACCGGAAATCCATGAGTCCAAACCAGTAACCGTGGTAAATGAAgtcaaaaaagaagttgaacaaaagaaacaagaGGAACTCAAATtaaagaatgaaaaaaaggCAGATAGTAAATCAACTACAACAGCAGCTActaaacaacaagaaaccGAATCTCCTAAAGAAGGAACACCAGGGAAgaatgttgatgatttattgaaGACTTCAGGTCAAGTTAGTAGTTTGCTTAATAAAGTAGCTGAACAatctgatgatgaagatgatacCAACGAGGAAAACGGAAAAGATGAAGGGTGGGAGGAAGTAAAGAAACCATTAGCAAGGTCAGTATCCCCTTCTAAAATCGATAAAAAGGAAGAACCAAAGAAGGAAGAGCCAAAGAAGGAAGAGCCAAAGAAGGAAGAGCCAAAGAAAGTAACATCCCCAGTCACAAATGGCAAAACATCTAAACAAGAAAACCAACAAGATAGCAAAtcaaatgaagaaaaagaatcaacTGCAAACAATGATTACAACACTATCGAAAAATTGGCTAGCATAGTAACTAAGTTAGAGTCGAAAGTATCAGAATTGACAGATGCTGGATTAGAAAAGGATAAAAAGTTGCAAGCTttagaaaagaaagtaGAAGAGTTATTAAAAAGATCAACAGCATAG
- a CDS encoding lysine--tRNA ligase, putative (Similar to S. cerevisiae MSK1): protein MLLHRLVPRVIPRVGKYIRPSWVLHFSTSSDADNLTHENRKVIITESGKNHIDSKYYPSISTVRQRLSASEKLRVKEFCKDFKDVVKFSDVDNNRSFENYLLEGKITSMRKSGKAMYFIDIIQDNCSVQIMATNKLMGMDPAAFNECHSFFKIGDYIAVRGYASRTKTGELTLKLNKPIEMLTPVLSKVPNRLEDRGLINNNRVLNYLVNPDSKNAIIVKSKVIQAIRNFLLDRDFLEVQTPILSGQGTGANATPFVTKFKGDPVHLRVAPELWLKKLVIGGFDRVFEIGSNFRNEGIDMTHNPEFSTCEFYQAYTSLDELMKMTEDMFGYVFAKLGVTNKFPVGNFPKYEFLPTIEQKTGIPITDLTLDGLVNYYKKMNLTIPPNPNPVKLLNNLSERYLESICSEHPNTPVFIYNQPEIMSPLAKSTTDAAGNRISSRFELFINAREMANAYEEENDPCKQLEKFKLQQQMKTAYNDQEMLIPDHNYVRAMEYGLPPTGGWGCGIDRLAMLIAGANRIEDVLTFGTLSSVLKN from the coding sequence ATGCTACTACACCGACTAGTACCCAGAGTGATACCGAGAGTTGGAAAGTATATTAGACCTTCTTGGGTTTTACACTTTCTGACCTCGTCAGATGCTGACAATTTAACACATGAGAATAGAAAAGTTATCATTACTGAAAGCGGAAAAAATCACATCGATTCCAAGTATTATCCTCTGATTTCAACCGTTCGTCAAAGACTATCAGCTAGTGAAAAACTAAGAGTCAAGGAATTTTGTAAAGACTTTAAAGATGTTGTCAAATTTCTGGATGTGGATAATAACCGACTGTTTGAGAATTATTTGCTTGAAGGGAAGATAACTAGCATGAGAAAATCAGGCAAAGCTAtgtattttattgatataatCCAGGACAATTGTTCAGTACAGATTATGGCaactaataaattaatggGGATGGATCCCGCTGCTTTTAATGAGTGTCAcagttttttcaaaattggcGATTATATTGCTGTTAGGGGTTACGCTTCGAGAACCAAAACTGGGGAATTGactttgaaattgaataaaccCATTGAAATGTTGACACCCGTTTTACTGAAGGTACCAAATAGATTAGAGGATCGTGGcttgattaataataatagagtgttaaattatttggtgAACCCAGATTCCAAAAATGCAATAATTGTCAAGTCGAAAGTCATTCAAGCAATTCGAAATTTTTTACTTGATAGAGATTTTTTGGAAGTGCAGACACCGATATTGAGTGGTCAAGGCACTGGCGCTAATGCAACTCCATTTGTGACAAAATTCAAGGGGGATCCCGTTCATTTGCGTGTTGCACCGGAATTATGgttaaagaaattagtGATTGGTGGGTTTGACAGGGTATTTGAAATAGGCAGTAACTTTAGGAATGAAGGCATTGATATGACTCACAATCCTGAGTTTTCAACTTGTGAATTTTATCAAGCTTACACCAGTTTGGAtgaattgatgaaaatgacaGAAGATATGTTTGGTTATGTTTTTGCCAAATTGGGGGTTACAAACAAATTCCCTGTTGGTAATTTCCCAAAATATGAGTTTCTTCCTACGATCGAACAAAAGACTGGAATCCCCATAACTGATTTGACATTGGATGGATTGGTTAATTATTACAAGAAAATGAACTTGACCATACCACCGAATCCCAATCCGgttaaattgttgaataatTTGTCAGAAAGATATTtagaatcaatttgttcGGAGCATCCAAATACCCCAGTCTTTATATATAACCAACCAGAGATTATGTCGCCATTGGCAAAATCAACCACAGATGCTGCAGGTAATAGAATTTCATCGAGGTTcgaattatttattaatgcCAGAGAGATGGCCAACGCatatgaagaagaaaatgatccatgtaaacaattggaaaaattcaAGTTGCAGCAACAAATGAAGACTGCTTATAATGACCAAGAAATGTTGATTCCAGATCATAATTATGTTCGAGCAATGGAATACGGATTGCCTCCCACAGGTGGTTGGGGATGTGGCATTGATAGACTTGCAATGTTAATTGCAGGAGCAAATAGAATTGAAGACGTTCTAACATTTGGGACCTTGCTGTCTgttttgaagaattga
- a CDS encoding mitochondrial flavine adenine dinucleotide (FAD) carrier protein, putative (Similar to S. cerevisiae FLX1) — MGLNTTRQQFCAPRFSPREIEVISGLLAGFSTTIVTHPLDVIKIRLQLSRDTPKTSHPLESVISVINRINQDAKVTYKSNHKPKAFNYLIQYYRGITPNLIGNISAWGIYFALYAEFKSKVDTSNTTLNYFTSSVLAGLSTSIITNPLWVLKTRILGSSRNESNAYRSVTDGVKQMLAKEGITSFWKGTIPSLFSVVQASLQITIYDHIKVYLSSGNHRSDSIGTTSHLTTWQYLYSSASSKIISMLILYPTQVVRSRLQYSQDSSLDIISVIKELYYKEGGLKGFYKGIGANILRVLPATCVTFVAYENVKRYLS, encoded by the coding sequence ATGGGGTTGAATACAACTAGGCAGCAGTTTTGTGCTCCCCGTTTTTCTCCACGTGAAATTGAAGTCATATCAGGTTTGCTCGCTGGAttctcaacaacaatagtcACCCATCCCTTAGATGTTATCAAGATCAGACTCCAGTTATCTCGAGATACACCTAAAACTTCGCATCCCTTAGAATCGGTAATATCTGTGATTAACAGGATAAACCAAGATGCAAAAGTAACATACAAATCGAATCACAAGCCCAAGGcattcaattatttgatcCAGTACTATCGAGGTATCACTCCAAACTTAATTGGGAACATTTCTGCTTGGGGAATTTATTTTGCCTTGTATGCCGAATTTAAAAGCAAAGTCGACACCAGTAACACTAcattgaattatttcaCTTCATCGGTATTAGCGGGGTTATCGACTTCCATTATAACGAATCCATTATGGGTGTTGAAAACACGAATATTAGGAAGCTCAAGAAATGAATCCAATGCTTATAGATCAGTTACAGATGGTGTAAAACAAATGCTAGCGAAAGAAGGAATCACTAGTTTTTGGAAAGGTACCATTCCCAGTCTTTTTCTGGTTGTACAAGCAAGTTTACAAATAACCATATATGACCATATCAAAGTGTATTTACTGAGTGGTAATCATAGGTCAGACAGTATTGGCACAACATCACATTTGACAACTTGGCAGTATTTGTACTCTTCGGCGTCGTCGAAAATCATTAGTATGTTGATTCTATATCCCACCCAGGTCGTTAGATCAAGACTACAGTATTCCCAAGACTCTTCATTAGATATTATTTCCGTAATTAAAGAGTTGTATTATAAAGAAGGTGGACTAAAAGGGTTTTACAAAGGAATAGGCGCAAATATTCTAAGAGTTCTACCTGCAACGTGTGTTACTTTTGTCGCCTACGAGAATGTCAAAAGATATCTTCTGTAA
- a CDS encoding NADH-ubiquinone oxidoreductase subunit, mitochondrial precursor, putative (Similar to Neurospora crassa NUO49) translates to MLRSASRISRHRLYQSLSSQISKQSVRGYAAAATSSGPENRPLVTPLGRHPQKYSTPAPGFGPTTFTEVLDDVNITWDKNDDPDRLEKQNTKIRHFTINFGPQHPAAHGVLRLILELHGEEIVRSDPHVGLLHRGTEKLIESKTYMQALPYFDRLDYVSMMTNELVFALAVEKLLNVEVPLRAKYIRTLFGEITRVLNHCMSVLTHIMDVGGLTPFLWGFEEREKLMEFYERVSGARLHTAYFRPGGVSQDLPAGLLDDIYMWATQFGDRIDEVEELCTDNRIWKDRTIGVGVVSAEDALNYSLSGVMLRGSGIPFDIRKSQPYDAYDLVDFDIAVGINGDCYDRYLIRMAEFRQSLRIIFQCINDIPEGPVKVEDYKISPPPRSLMKEDMEALIHHFLLFTKGYAVPQGETYTAIEAPKGEMGVYVVSDGSERPYRCKIRAPGFAHLGAFDHIARGNLLADAVAIIGTMDLVFGEVDR, encoded by the coding sequence ATGTTAAGATCTGCCAGTAGAATATCTAGACACAGGTTATACCAGTCTTTGTCATCTCAAATTAGCAAGCAATCTGTCAGAGGTTAcgcagcagcagcaaccTCGTCCGGTCCTGAAAATAGACCATTGGTAACTCCATTGGGGAGACATCCACAAAAGTATTCGACCCCAGCACCAGGGTTTGGTCCTACTACATTTACTGAAGTGTTAGACGATGTAAATATTACTTGGgataaaaatgatgatcCAGATAGATTGGAAAAGCAAAATACCAAAATTCGTCATTTCACTATAAATTTTGGTCCACAACATCCAGCTGCTCACGGTGTGTTGCGTTTAATTTTGGAATTACACGGGGAAGAGATTGTTCGTTCTGATCCTCATGTCGGATTATTACATAGAGGAACTGAAAAATTAATCGAGTCTAAAACTTATATGCAAGCATTGCCATATTTCGATCGTTTGGATTATGTTTCTATGATGACAAACGAATTGGTGTTTGCATTAGCCGtggaaaaattgttaaatgTTGAAGTTCCATTAAGGGCCAAATACATCCGTACCTTGTTTGGAGAGATCACTAGAGTTTTAAACCATTGTATGTCGGTCTTGACCCATATTATGGATGTCGGTGGTTTGACTCCATTCTTGTGGGGTTTCGAAGAGCgtgaaaaattgatggaATTTTATGAACGTGTTTCTGGTGCTAGATTACATACAGCATACTTCAGACCCGGTGGGGTTTCTCAAGACTTGCCTGCTGGATTATTGGATGACATTTATATGTGGGCCACCCAATTTGGTGATAGAATtgatgaagttgaagaattgTGTACTGATAACCGTATCTGGAAAGACCGTACCATTGGCGTAGGTGTTGTTTCTGCTGAAGATGCTTTGAACTATTCATTGAGTGGTGTCATGTTGAGAGGTTCTGGTATCCCATTTGATATTCGTAAATCTCAACCATACGATGCATACGATTTAGTCGATTTCGATATTGCTGTTGGTATTAATGGTGATTGCTACGATCGTTATTTGATCAGAATGGCTGAATTCAGACAATCATTAAGAATTATATTCCAATGTATCAATGATATTCCTGAAGGACCTGTCAAAGTCGAGGATTACAAGATCTCTCCTCCACCAAGATCATTAATGAAAGAGGATATGGAAGCTTTGATACACCATTTCTTATTATTCACAAAAGGGTATGCTGTTCCTCAAGGGGAAACTTATACTGCTATTGAAGCACCAAAAGGTGAAATGGGAGTATATGTTGTTTCTGATGGTAGTGAAAGACCATATAGATGTAAAATTAGAGCCCCAGGTTTTGCACATTTAGGGGCTTTTGATCACATTGCCAGAGGTAATTTGTTAGCTGACGCTGTGGCAATTATCGGTACTATGGATTTAGTGTTTGGTGAAGTTGATCGTTAA